The following DNA comes from Hippoglossus hippoglossus isolate fHipHip1 chromosome 12, fHipHip1.pri, whole genome shotgun sequence.
aagaaaattaaaaagaaaaagaaactacCACGAGGTGGCGCTAGTTTGATCAAACAAtggatttatttaataaaatatgaacagcgtatgaatttaaaaaaagaagatggaaCATTGTAACTCAAGTGAATCTGAATGAAACAATCACATGTGATGAACCATGTGACCTGTGAATCACTCACCTGGCAGGAAGTGAAGTCGTTGAAGCCCCTCCCTCTCGGCACTGAAGTCCACGGTGAATTTGGCCATGTTCCCAGACACCGCTGGACGAGTTGTCAGCCGAAATGCCGGAGCCATCGTTACCCTGGCGACAGGAGGGTGCAGGGTCCCAGGGGATTGGTTTTAGGGTTTGGGGGCGGGATTATGAGGTTAAGTGGGGTTTTATGCAAATTATCCGAGAGCTGCGATTCATTGTTATATTAATTTTGATTtgttagtaaaaaaaaaaatgttaagaaGAAGACACAAATTAATTAGACATgttacagacaaaaacaactgatatataattgtattaatcatatttatatgtagatataaatatacacatatatgtacatatgtgtatatttatatatttatacacagaaAACTTGTTCAGTTCCTTGTGTGAAACAAATGGAGTCCCTGAAGTGTCACAGCAAAAACCTTTGAGGATCACTTGTCCTCATCTGGTGATACCTTTGTGCTCTCTTACAATAGTTTcctgttcccatcatgcaactCGATCGCTTCATCAGAGAAGTGCAGTAATAATCATGTGTCAGTGACGGTAACTTCATCAGGTTCAAACAGAACAGCTTCTCTTCTACAGAATAAAACCCTCATGAAACTTCTCGCTGTGACTCTTCAGGATCACGACGTCGTCTTGGATTCatattcatgtaaaaataaatggaaatctcttcatgataaaatatatttgaagaGTGAACAAACctttctttgatttgttttgcggcctggaaataaaacacaatagaaAACGTTAAATATTTACGatgtaatatttgtttgttttttgtataatatagattttttttcaactgaTTGCAAATCTTtctgaattcttttttttttatttctcacctTTAGAAATTCTTCTTCGGTGGCGATGGTCAATGTTTCATTTGCGAAGTCGAGCAGCTCTTCACATGACAGAAGTGCGAACTTTCCCTCCGACCGTTGcttctgaaaaaacaaacagaaaaaaagaaaaatattacacAATTAAAAGAATTTACAAAAGAAGTttctaaaatatgtttaaaaattaTTCTCAACCTCAAGCTCCGCCTCCTTCCTGCACGTCTCCTCTTTGATAGCATCACGGAGCTCCTCCCCCTTCTCGTTGAGGGCGGAGTGAAGTTGCTCAAGCTCCGCCTCTAGGTCTGACGTCACTGTGCATGACTCCTCCTGTTTGTAAAAAGTTTACTTtaatggtttttaaaatgttcatttgttCCCAACTCTCTGAGCCAATCAGTGTCTGACCTGCAGTCCCGTCAGTGTGTTGTCAACTGTTTCCAGGAAGTTATGGAGCTCTTTATTCTTATTGGCTAACGTGCTGATGATCCTGCGCAGAGCTTCCTgttcatcaaacacacaaaaacacaacacacctGTTAAAAACAGGACGACACAGGAAATCTGAATGAATCCGATGTTACCATAGAAACCCAGTAACAGTGTTGATGACATCTGTCCAGTCATAAATACAATTGTCCAACAGgtgacatcatgtgacacacacatagaccaATCATCGCTGTCCTCAACTTCCTGTTTATGACATCATCGATGAACAACCAATCATCTCGTCCAGACAGATTTACCTGAAAACGTCCAATGGGAAGCCGGATCGATCATCACGTGACAGCACCGGACTCATCAATAATCAATCGAttatctgcttcagttcatttATTGATCAACACTTTATTTAGACAACATCGTTtgacgtgtgcgtgtgcgtgtgcgtgtgtgtgtgtgtgtgtgtgtggtggtggagggggggggggtggagtaGAGAGAGCGGTCGAGTTACATAGACAGTGAATGAGGTGGAGTTATCACCTGATCAGACATAATCCAGGATCTGCTGATCAATATATTCACTTTGATACCGACTCgaccagagagagaaggagagcagccattcagagagagagagagagagagagagagagagagctgacagctacccccccctctctctctctccctctctccatgtgTTTCTATGGGACTCGACCTCAGCACTGACGAGTCATTATCGATCATTGATCGATCAGGTTCTTACCTTCTGAATTTCCATTCCCGAGACAGAGGGCaccgacaggaagtgaagtcaCAGCATCACAatcccacttcctgtctgtgctgTCAACGTAAAACAAAACTGACAGAAGGGAGCTGGATACTCTAATACTCTAATTTTttacattgaaaataaaaaggatgttgttaaatgaattaaatgttgatgttcgttcactgtttttaaatttaactgAAAATAATATCCTCAGTTTTACATACAGGAAgcgctttcaaaataaaagctcaaaaGAAGTTCTGCAACCAATAGAGATGGAGGTTTTGTTTAACAGGAAATACCGTTTCAGAATAAGTTGTGTAAAAAATGTAGcacttctttatttttgttcttttcgtTTTACTGTTACTGATGAAGTCTCTATTACTTTACAAATTGCTGATTAAATGTAAGTCACCTCAACTGTTAGataatattttagaaaaaaaatgtaatgtgaaagtggaggaaaaacCTCTTAAAGTTAATTATCAATGATTAACTTTAATATTCAATTAACTGCATCAGCATTTCAAGAGACTTTTCAAGTCTCATCTTATATAAATGAGATCTGAAGATTTACAAATTAAGGTATTTGAACGAAACGGACAAAAGTagaaactttgaataaacaagtTGGAAGTGTCATAATCCGACAGAGGCACTTCTGTCTGATGAGGGAGGAGCTACAGCAACGATAAACCCCGAGGAGCGAAACATTGGTTTGTTACTCGATGTTTTTCCTGTCACCGTGACGAACAGATGATTTATCCAATCAGCTGAGGACTTGAAACCCGAGTCTCTTAAGAGCCTTCGTACATTCaaaaaaactttatatatatattcaaagaaacaaacaacatcaaagAAACTTTTGATCCTAAAatgttgaattttatttttcatcactttcaccaaaaagtttttttttctccagaaataaaaacagtgaaaattaATGAGAACATGAAAAACTTTTTGGCAAAAATcattagttttacattttatgtgcTTCAACGTTCAAAGTTTTACAGCAATAACTTATGTTTTACAGTGTTATTTGTTTCCAAGGCAACACAGAGCAGGAAGTTTTCAGCCAACAAGATTTCTCAGGAACTTTTCGTCAAACTCAcaaactttaaacatttttacaatttagtcgtgagaagaaaaaacattgagTCTGATCATTCAGAAAAGTTTtcaatgaacaaaaataaaaaagtcgTGACGTTCAGGTCTGTCGGAGAAAAAACAATTGACAGTTTtgagtgaattaaaaataatttatgaaCAAAACATCTGTCACCATGGTTACCATCATCGTTAAGAGTGGGGGCAGGGCCATGCAGGGACACAGGCAGAGAGGGCGGGGCTAAGCGCTACACATAATTTCAGTGGTATAAAAACTTGACAGCGGAGGGGGAGGGGCTAGCACTTAAATACAGACTCATTTCCTGTACACTTTTCTCTCCATATTTACACTTGTTATCAACTGAGACGCCCATTTTGTGTCCAAATTTTTCACACTGACGTCACGATGTAAGAGCCGCGCTCACCCCCACTGCtgccaccactgctgctgcccccCTCTCCACCCTTTGGCTCCCGTTTTTTGGTGACGGGGGTGGGGATGAGTGAAGGCCGTGTAGGGGTCGTTGATGACGATGTTGTGCTGGTTGccgttgtggtggtggtggtggtgaccTCAGTGCTGGTCTTCCTTGGGCTTGGGGTGTAATTGAAAGGGCTGACTCGAGCAGCCACGGCGCCGCTACGTGGCTGACCCCTCTGCTGCTGCGGTTGTTGGCGTTCAGGTGGCAGCGGTTTGTCGTCCAGACTTTCACAGCTGCGACGCAGGTTTAggtttgaggaggaggaagaggatgaggaggggatCTTACAGGGGACAGGGCTGTCAATGATGGGCGGGGCGTTGGGGGTAGTGGGCGAGCGGGttgaacaggaggaggaggagcgtgGGTTGTTGACGGGACAGTCCTCCAGACGAACCCACACATCCTCAGGTTTCTCTATAAAGCTGCGACTGGCCGAGTCTGCGTTACTCTTTGCTTTCCTCCATGTCCCCTTCGACCTCGCAACACCCTCTTCCTCGCTCCGCCCCTTGTCGCTGGACTCTGATGACGCTGACAGCACGGATGATGAGCTCCCTGTCCGTTTCCATGTCCCCACGCGTGGAAGCGATGTAGAGTGTTTACCGCCGTTCCCTCCTCCTGCACTGCCACCGTTTTCACGCTTCCAGGTGCCAGTGCGGCTGAAGCGTGACGACGTCACTTCCTGTGGGCGTGAGGGACTCTCAGAGTGAGAGCGGTTAATGTCATGTCTCCTGGTTGTTGGTGGTAGTGGTGCATCAGGACTGGACGGTGACTCTgtcgccgctgctgctgcagccgcagATTCTTCAAGCTTCCTCTTCAGTGTCGGACTCGGAGCTTCTTTGATAAAGGTCGATTGCCGGACAAGCGTCGGCTTCTCAGGATCCCCCTTCTGCTTCTTTGTCGTGGAGCCGCTGACCCTTGACGCAGACTCGCTTCTCGGGATGCCACCGCCGCCATTTCTTGCTGTCATGCTCTGTTTGGCCGGTCTGgaggctgatgatgatgatgcactTCCTGGAGATGCTGTGCGTGGCAGCTGTGACAGTTTTCCTCCTTTCTGATTGGCTACTGCTGTCGAGCGAGATGGCGTGGAGTCCCGAGATGAGGTGCCTCCTCTGTCATCGCCGCTGCCCGGAGCTTTGGCTATGGCTATGGCTGCAGCTCTGGGTTTGCTCCGCCCCCTGGCTGCTGGCTCCCCCCTTGGCTTTCCTGTGATAAGACTCCTGTACACCTTCTTTCCACCTCTCAGAGCctttgcctcctcctcctcttcttcctcttcctttttcttctttatcgTCTCCAGAGTGCTGCGCTCTCCCGGCTTCAGGACCTTCGCTCCTCGCTTCacatcctccttctcctccacctcctcatctgCATTGTTATTGGCTGTCAGGAGGCGGAACGGTGAGCCCACAGACTTGAGGGAGAGGACAGAGTCTGAGTCTGATGATGGTTGGCGGGATATTGGTgaggcagcagcggcggcaTTTAGGCTACTGACAATAGAGTTTGCGCCTTCTTGGATTGCCTTCCAATCAAACGACTCTGAGTCAGGCGAGGCAGGGCTTCTCGGAGCCTCAGAAGGTTCCTCCTCTGCCAGAATGCTGTCGTTGTCTCTGGGAACAGGGTGTGGCGTGTTGACAGCAGTGGCGGcagctttcttcttcttcttgggcATGGCGGAGCTGATGCACTCCTGCAGCAGGTCATCCTCAGAGTCGATGCTGAGCGAGCTGAGCGATGAGTTCCTGGAGAAGCAGACGGGCGTGTCCTCCACGTGGAATGCTTTGGGAGCGTAGCCACTGGCAGCAGTGGGGCGGGGCTTTGACTCCACTtgcacaggaggaggagactttGTTCCTGTGTTCCCTCCTTCTTGCTGCTCGGGCGGCGGGGGAGCAaactctttgttgttgttctcttgGTCAATGTCGCTCAGTGAGCTCAGCGAAGAGTTCCTGGAGAAGCAGACAGGCGTGTCCTCGATGGCAAACTTCTGCTTCTCATCTGTCGCAATCTGATTAGTTGAAGGTTTGGTTCGAGGGAAAACGGCTGCCgtctgctgcttcctcttcctgccttcttcttcttgtgttttcttttcctgttcgTCCTTCTCACAGGCACCACCATCGTCTTCATCGAAGTCGAGTGAGCTTAGCGAGTCATTGCGTGAGAAGCAGCATGGCGTTCCTTCGATGGGGGTGTAGTGTCTCGGCGAGTCAAAGGCGAACCCTGGTTTTGCTTTGTTGGTTGTTGCCGCAGTGACACTGTGCGCCACCCTCTGGGGCATCGGCTTCACAGGCGACGTTGGTTTCTTCTTTTGCTGCTGAGAGCTGAGAGGAGTTTGGattgaaggaggaagaggaggagggaggggcggGGCTTGCAGGTGCTCACTGTTTGATGTCGTCCTGATTGGTTTTCTTGGTTTGGCTTTTGGCATGGCAGCGCTGATGCACTCTGCGAGGATGTCGTCACCATTCTCTCCTTCAGGAAGACCAGCTCGCCTCCTCTGTGTGGAGGTGGGTGGCACTACAGGAATGATACCTGTTACTGCCTCCTCATTGGGCGGAGAATCGATGGTGAGGTCACTGAGCGAGGTGGCGGTGGAGAAGTTGAGCGGTGTTCCCTCCACGCAGTAAACTCTAGGCACCTCCTCCGGTGGCGGCATGTCCttcctctgctgtgattggGTGCGGCTCTGAGGTGGCAGGAGCTTATAGACAGGAAGCTGGCTGGGTTTCCGTGGCACTGCATGTTGCTGTTTCTTTGGTTTTCGAGACGACTTGGGCATTGCCATGTTGATGCAAGCCTCCAGGATCTCGATGTCGTCATCATCGTCTGATTCGTCAAGGATGGGTTGTGCTGCTTCCTCCACTTTCCTGTCTGtgttcctttcctcctcctcctcacttttcttcttcatctctgctgcGATGTATGGCTCGTCCAGACTGAGTGCGCTCAGACTGGATGCTTGGGAGAAGCCGTGCGGCGTGCTCTCGGTGGCAAAGTGTAGCAGGACGTCAGCGCTGCTCTCTTCTTCGTCCTTCTTCTTGGCTGCTTCCTCGGTCTTCTGCATTGGCTGCGGCGGTGGCGTCTTAGCGCGGCTCGGAGGCATCGTCTGTCCTGGGCTGTCGGGTAGGTCGCTGGGACTCACCACGCCACTTGGAACACCGCTGGGCTCACTAGAGCGTACAGAGCTGGCAATGGAAGACGTGGAAAAGCTGTCCAGGGAGCTGACAGATGTGCAGCGGCTGAACATCAGTGGCGTCTCCTGAGCGTACTGCTGCTCCGGTGGGCTTTTTGGAGTCCTATTACCGGATGATAATGCCAcgtgatggtggtgatggtggtgggcGTGGCCGTGGTGGTGATGACTTCGTCGCCCCCGTGTGGAGGGAGCGGAGGCAGTTTGGCTCTCCGCCTCCTTCTGTTGTCGCTGCTGTTGCTCTTCGTGTCCCTCTTTCTCGCTAACAGGAAGTGTTGGGTAATCGTTGCCACCAACACCGCTGACAACACTTCCACCCCGCCTCTTTCTTCCAATGACATCAccatcctcgtcctcctctgatGACAGTGACGACAGTGAACTGCCTCTGGAGAAACAGATGGGCGTGTCCTCCACACAGTACGTCTGCGTTGACTCTTGGTGACTTTTTGGCACAACCCGATTGGCTGGAGGAGCGGGGCGGAGCTTGCTAGTGGAGGTGGATGAAGGGGGGGCAAGGGTGGGGGCAGTGTTCTCTTCTGACTTGAACAGCGGTTTGTTGGTTGAATCTGTGCCATACTTCAGACTGTAGTCGATTGGCTGCTCGATTGTTGAGTCTCCGCTGTAGTTTGATGTTCCAGAGACAACTACATAGCGTGGCGGGGGGGCAGACGCCATGCGGCTGCTGCTTGTTGCCGATTCGTTACAgtcattcctcctcctcagtctggCATCCTGTACATCATCCTCGTCACTCTCAATTCCGCCGCGGTGACTCGGACTCTGTCTCCCAGAATTCAGCTGCTCGTCAGAGTACTTCAGGCTGTAGTTGATGGGTGTGTCCAGCTCCGCACCATCGTCGTCCGCCATGTGGTTGGCGCTGCGGATCTTGTGGGCTAGGTCAGCCGGGTACTTCCTGTAGACGCAGCACTTGTTGGCTCCACTCTCGTCTGACGAGTAGAACGGTTCTGCTGATGGTTTGGTCTTTCCACGGTTGCCGTAGCCGTCGGCGCTTGTCACGCTGTTGAGGCTGTCACTGGACGCTCGAACGCTGGGCGGGAAAATCGGCCGAGGGTAAGAAGTTTCCTCCCCCATCCTCTTTGATCCGTCTCCGTTTTTTGGGCTCGAGAGCACCGGTGTGTTGGCATACGAGCGAGTTGTGCTCCCTCCTCCTACGGCGCCATTACAGCCCCTCCCCTTTCTGTGAGCTGCCTTGGGGCTCAGGTTGTCAATGTTGTCGAAAGTTTCTGACAGCTGCTGTGCGTCCAGCTCCTCGAATAATGCTTTCTGTTTGCGGGCATGCAGAGATGGGGCGCCAGCGCCTGGCGACACAACGCTGGCATCCTTGTAGCGTGCCGGGCGGTTGGCCATTAGGTTGCGCAGGGCGGCGGCGCTGCCCATGGCGATCATTTTGTGGCGGGAGTGAATGAGATTACGTAGCATGCCCACAGCGCCCAGCTCCCATAACGCCTCTTGGTCTTTGGCGTCTCGAGCAGACAGGTTCCATAGCGTCCCGCAAGCGTTGGACACGATGGTCAGACTGTGAGACTTGaggtgctgcagcagagtcGGCAGACAACCATGCTCACGCAGGATTTGCCTGTAAGACGacacagaggaagcagaagaTGAAGGGTCAGAAGAGAGGATTTGCAGTaatctgcttgtttttctggTTTCAGTTATTTTTACCTGTGCGCCTCGTTGGTGGCAATGAGACTGGACACATTCCGCAAGATGCCGCCACCGCTCTCAATGATggcgagtgtgtttgtgtggctgcgGTGAGTCAGAGTTCCAACTAGAAAGGCCAGAGCGCCGTCCACTGCGCATATGTCCGCCTTGTTTTCCGTACAGTGAGCCGACAGGTTCCAGAGCGCACTCAGTACAGACTTCAGCGTCGACTCCTgatgtaaaagaagaaaataagtGTTTGCGATCAGGCTCAGTTCACATCAcgacaacaaacaaatatagTGAAGGTTTATTTACCTTCTGCACTTCGAGGGCGCAGCCCATCAGCGCTCGCACACTGCCGACCTCTCGAAGCGTCTTCTTACTGTTGACATCAGCACGCCACGACAAGTTCCTCAAAACGCTTGCTATCACCTGAAAAGGAGACAACATAGTCAGTCACTCACACTGGTTACCATGGCGACAGGTGCCATGTGGTTGCTGAGGTGACGGGTGAACATACCTGCTGCAGGTCTTCACTCTCAGACTTCAGCTGAGCGACCATCGCTCTCATGCAGCCCTTCATGGAGCAGAGCGTTGCCTGATGGGAAATCAATCAAGATGCTGTGATCTGATTGGTTACTGAGCttagaataataaaaataaaaccacaagatcagaaatgatcaaataaattacaaacattAAATATCACAGATTCACTTCGTTTGAGCTTCTTTAAGGTCGGCGAatcatttatattaaaaataataataataataatgaggaaACAGATGACacctttaaaatcaatcaaatgttaaaacataTTGATCAGTCATGAACATGAGACCAAACCTTATTCGCCACATCTCCGAAGGTGAGGTTGGTGAGTGCCATGCCGGCGTATCGCCGCAGAGTGACGCTGTAGTGATCGCTGCTCAGACCGAACATCTCACagtccacctgcagcagctccgcAACCGCCTGCAGACCACCTGCAGGGACgaaaaacccacagacacatgAGTGTCAGAATCGCTGGTGTGACATCTAGTGTCAGTGAATATGATCACATGTTATCAGCAGTTGTTAAACTCACCAAGTTCGTTCATCGCGTGTCGATGTTCCTCATCGAAGGAAAGCTTCATGAGAACACAGACGGCGGGACAGATCTGATGGTCGACTGGAGATGGCACTGGACACAACGTTACACAAACACTCATTTATATAGTACAGTGTTTGTTGAATCCTGCTCTCTAATTGGTTAGTGGGTGTTTAACTCACTGGGGTTGTCCTCCTGGTCGACGCCCCTCTCGTGGTTTTCCTGCCAGCTCCAACAGGCCTCACAGTAATGACGCACCTGCTCCAGCAGATGGAGCACTCTGATCTCACGCCGCCCTCGCTTGTCGTCCGGCTGACTGTGCACAATGTTGTGCAGCGCCGCTGACGCCCGGGCACGGGCCTCCTTACTGCCGCGGGAGTTACCTGAGCAAAGGGAAGATTTATACAATGATAAATTAATTAGTAAATAAAAAGTTGAGGAGAGAGCGTGACCTATGACGGAAAACCACATGGTTACCTAGCAAAAGGGAGTCCTTGTCGTTGCCGTGCAGCAGTTGGATAAGCAGCGGCAGACAGCCGGACTGACGCATGGCGATGCACGAGTCTTGTGAGCTTGACATGGCGAGAAGCGTCCGCGACATGTCATCTTTATCATGAGTCCCGAGCATTGACAGGAGACTGTACACCATCTCCACCTGCAGTGGGCGACACTGTGTCAGCAGCCCTTTTTCCACACGGGTGAAATATCTCTGGGCACAGTTGCCAGGCAGAATTCTCACCTTGGTTCCAAGGTGACTGGTGATTCGTCGAGGCACAGAGTAGTTTGTTTCATTGGCAGGTTCTTGGTCCAATCGACTGCTGGAGCTCTGGAGGAGAATGAACAGGATCAAGGATCGAACCGAGAGAAACGTCCCAACAACAAACAGAACCAGAAAGTTCACCTGAGCGCTTGTCAGTCCGCTGCTGTCGCTCGCCCCCTGAGCTCCTTCCTCCTGTAGAGAGAGAAGGAACAAGTGAAAGTCTCTGATGCATCACATGATGATATCACAGGCCACACAATGACGTCACAGAACAGGTAAGGTTACCTCAAGTCGAGCTCCAAGTCTCAGGATGTCCTTTTCTATCTGTTGAATACGAGACACACgcgcctgaaaacacacacacattcagaattaagtgaattattattattaatattatcattaatacCAGAGTTGTGGCCAAAAATATTTTGTGAGGTcaagctgacctttgaccttgagtccaagtgaaagttAAAGGAGTTGTTTCTGAGAtatcaggtcagaggtcagacaggtCAGAGTTTGGACGGTTGAGATGTTACCTGagctctcctctccatctcctgaCAGGAGCCCAGCTGTTCCTCCATCGCGGAGCGAATCTGACGAGCCTCAAACTCCAGCTGACGACGACTCATATCCGTCTGCAGCGTGAACTGAAATAACA
Coding sequences within:
- the apc gene encoding adenomatous polyposis coli protein — encoded protein: MAAASYDQLLRQVEVLKMENSNLRQELQDNSNHLTKLETEASNMKEVLKQLQGTIEEESGETSGSQLELIERLKEMSMDAAGFKSRSRPPLQPSSSSSSASSGSGTPGGAAGGPQSTTPFPRRGLPSAGRDGQDRCLEELEKERSLLLAELEKEEKEKDWYYAQLQNLTKRIDSLPLTENFTLQTDMSRRQLEFEARQIRSAMEEQLGSCQEMERRAQARVSRIQQIEKDILRLGARLEEEGAQGASDSSGLTSAQSSSSRLDQEPANETNYSVPRRITSHLGTKVEMVYSLLSMLGTHDKDDMSRTLLAMSSSQDSCIAMRQSGCLPLLIQLLHGNDKDSLLLGNSRGSKEARARASAALHNIVHSQPDDKRGRREIRVLHLLEQVRHYCEACWSWQENHERGVDQEDNPMPSPVDHQICPAVCVLMKLSFDEEHRHAMNELGGLQAVAELLQVDCEMFGLSSDHYSVTLRRYAGMALTNLTFGDVANKATLCSMKGCMRAMVAQLKSESEDLQQVIASVLRNLSWRADVNSKKTLREVGSVRALMGCALEVQKESTLKSVLSALWNLSAHCTENKADICAVDGALAFLVGTLTHRSHTNTLAIIESGGGILRNVSSLIATNEAHRQILREHGCLPTLLQHLKSHSLTIVSNACGTLWNLSARDAKDQEALWELGAVGMLRNLIHSRHKMIAMGSAAALRNLMANRPARYKDASVVSPGAGAPSLHARKQKALFEELDAQQLSETFDNIDNLSPKAAHRKGRGCNGAVGGGSTTRSYANTPVLSSPKNGDGSKRMGEETSYPRPIFPPSVRASSDSLNSVTSADGYGNRGKTKPSAEPFYSSDESGANKCCVYRKYPADLAHKIRSANHMADDDGAELDTPINYSLKYSDEQLNSGRQSPSHRGGIESDEDDVQDARLRRRNDCNESATSSSRMASAPPPRYVVVSGTSNYSGDSTIEQPIDYSLKYGTDSTNKPLFKSEENTAPTLAPPSSTSTSKLRPAPPANRVVPKSHQESTQTYCVEDTPICFSRGSSLSSLSSEEDEDGDVIGRKRRGGSVVSGVGGNDYPTLPVSEKEGHEEQQQRQQKEAESQTASAPSTRGRRSHHHHGHAHHHHHHHVALSSGNRTPKSPPEQQYAQETPLMFSRCTSVSSLDSFSTSSIASSVRSSEPSGVPSGVVSPSDLPDSPGQTMPPSRAKTPPPQPMQKTEEAAKKKDEEESSADVLLHFATESTPHGFSQASSLSALSLDEPYIAAEMKKKSEEEEERNTDRKVEEAAQPILDESDDDDDIEILEACINMAMPKSSRKPKKQQHAVPRKPSQLPVYKLLPPQSRTQSQQRKDMPPPEEVPRVYCVEGTPLNFSTATSLSDLTIDSPPNEEAVTGIIPVVPPTSTQRRRAGLPEGENGDDILAECISAAMPKAKPRKPIRTTSNSEHLQAPPLPPPLPPSIQTPLSSQQQKKKPTSPVKPMPQRVAHSVTAATTNKAKPGFAFDSPRHYTPIEGTPCCFSRNDSLSSLDFDEDDGGACEKDEQEKKTQEEEGRKRKQQTAAVFPRTKPSTNQIATDEKQKFAIEDTPVCFSRNSSLSSLSDIDQENNNKEFAPPPPEQQEGGNTGTKSPPPVQVESKPRPTAASGYAPKAFHVEDTPVCFSRNSSLSSLSIDSEDDLLQECISSAMPKKKKKAAATAVNTPHPVPRDNDSILAEEEPSEAPRSPASPDSESFDWKAIQEGANSIVSSLNAAAAASPISRQPSSDSDSVLSLKSVGSPFRLLTANNNADEEVEEKEDVKRGAKVLKPGERSTLETIKKKKEEEEEEEEAKALRGGKKVYRSLITGKPRGEPAARGRSKPRAAAIAIAKAPGSGDDRGGTSSRDSTPSRSTAVANQKGGKLSQLPRTASPGSASSSSASRPAKQSMTARNGGGGIPRSESASRVSGSTTKKQKGDPEKPTLVRQSTFIKEAPSPTLKRKLEESAAAAAAATESPSSPDAPLPPTTRRHDINRSHSESPSRPQEVTSSRFSRTGTWKRENGGSAGGGNGGKHSTSLPRVGTWKRTGSSSSVLSASSESSDKGRSEEEGVARSKGTWRKAKSNADSASRSFIEKPEDVWVRLEDCPVNNPRSSSSCSTRSPTTPNAPPIIDSPVPCKIPSSSSSSSSNLNLRRSCESLDDKPLPPERQQPQQQRGQPRSGAVAARVSPFNYTPSPRKTSTEVTTTTTTTATSTTSSSTTPTRPSLIPTPVTKKREPKGGEGGSSSGGSSGGERGSYIVTSV